The DNA region CTTCAGGCAGCATCAGGATTACAGTTGGGGCAGCTCAGCTCGGCGGTTAGATACACGTGATGTGTGTAATTACATAGATTTCGTCCTAAGCCGTCTTTTTTCCCTCAACATTACCACCACCGTGCTTTTTCAAGCCCCCAGCAGAACTACACGCAGTCACTCTGAAGATTTGAAATCGCATCATTGTACAAAAATCGCATCATGGCACGAAAATCGCATCATTGTACAAAAGCCGCCACTGTGTGTTCCAGGTTGGCCCGCCTTTTTCCCCCCACGCTGGATGATGCTTCATCGATTTGAAGATTATCAGGAGGGCTCAACACCCGGTGACTATAATGGATTTAACGGGTAGCTAGACTAGTGACTTCCGATGTGAATGTGATCGCGTACCTGCAGGCAGAAAACTTCCTGACTAACGGTGAAACGCAATATGAAGCAACGACAAACCCTAGTAGTACAAGCTAGTCAACGGCCAAGCTCTATTCTATGTTTTCACGTCGTAGAATTCGACAACCTATGTAACCTCCCTACAGAAACATCAACATGCAGCGCAGCCTTCGCTTTCGACTAGCGTTCAACAACTCTCTAGCCCACGAGAGGCTGACAGCCAAGTTCCAACCACCATATGAAAGGATGGCCAAGCATGGAAGCAAAGCGCTGGACTTCGGAGTCGACTACCCAAACAACTATTGTTATTGGAATCTTGATCATGGGGTGAATGGATGAGATGGTCAGAgttgacaggatgatcgaagtcAGTGACAACGAACATGTACTTCTTAATATCAAATAATATCTGGCGGTTAACGTTTGTAGTTTTGGTACAGAACAAGGAACAAGGCTAGCAAGTGTCCTCCTATTTCGGCAGAGTGGTGACCGCTTCAAACCTGCGCGTCATCACGCGCCGCTTGTCGAATTTGTACGACTTACGCGTGATACGTTGGTGCTCAGCACGATGGCAGGATGCAGGTACCAGGCATGGGGTGACCGTTGAGGGGTTCCAAAGACCGGGATACTTATCACGACGCTTGTACCAGCCAGGCTAGGACTACACATATCCGCTACCCTGTGGTCCATTTTCAACACCTGCGTCTAACTTCCTCTCCTGGGGCAGGCTAGTGTCAAACTGGTAGAGTAACGCGGGAAATTGGAATGGTTGACGTGTCTTGAGGTAGGAACTCATCATTCTCGCAAATGTTGCCATCCACGAAATAACAAGGGGAGATGACATCGCGAGCATGAGACGATCCGACTATAAGAGCCCCAAGTCTTCTCTCATGGTGAAGCATCTGTTCTGACTGTAGGCCACCCAACAAAGGCGAACAATCAACATGGGCCAAACCTGTACCACCGTTCAGGTTGAGACTGGAGAGAGTTGCTGGCACGTTTACCTCACAATCCCATCTCTTAGCAGTACAGCCTTACCAACCGTTTATTAGGTCTCTGGCTACAAAGTGCGGAATCACAGGGTCACAACTCACCGGTTACAATCCCGCCCCCGAATTCTGCTCGAATTTCCAAGTCGGACAGCACTTATGCTGCTCAGACCTCGATCAGCATGTCTGCTGCTCCAAGGGAGACTTGCCCGACTTCTCCCCGCAGCCCAACCCGGACGGTTCATGCCATACCTACACTGTTCAGGCCAACGACAATTGTTGGGATATTGCAGCGGCCTACTACATTACACAGCAGCAAATCAATGACTTCAACCAGAACACATGGGGCTGGGCGGGTTGTGCCAACCTCATGCTGGATGCCAAGATCTGTGGGATATCTCAACTTTCTAGAAGACGATCAACCTCTGTGCTGACAAGTCACCCACAGGCCTTTCAACAGGTTCACCGCCCATGCCAGCCCCATTTGCCAACGCCATTTGCGGACCCCAGGTTCCCGGGACCCTCAAGCCCGCCAACATGAACGACCTTGCGACCCTCAACCCCTGTCCCCTCAACGCTTGCTGCAACGTCTGGGGACAATGTGGTATCGACGAAAACTTCTGCATCCCAAGTCCAGTCCCTGGAGGTGGACCCGGCACGGCCACACCAGGGTCAAACGGTTGTATCGCCAGTTGCGGCATGGACATCGTCGGAGACACTACTCCTCCTGCAGAGTTTAAGCGGATTGCTTACTGGGAGGCATGGAATGCCAACCGTCCTTGTCTTCACATGCCTGTATAATGCACTCTCTTGGACTTCTCTGTCACAGCTGCTGATAAACTTCGATCGCAACAGGCGAACAGAATCGACACCAACTACTACACCCACGTCCACTTCGCCTTTGGTGATATCACCCCCGGCTTCCAAGTCGACGTCAGCAGTCTCCAGGGACCTTACAACGATTTCAAGGCCCTGACGGGTGTGAAACGTATCATGAGTTTTGGCGGTTGgagcttctcaacatcacacGACACCTATGCCATCTTCCGATCTGGTGTCACTCCAGCTCAACGATACGCTTTTGCTCAGGATGTCGTCAATGTGAgaccccctctccaccccatcGTTTGTCTTTTTCCTCTAACAGCCCACagttcatcatcaacgaAGGCCTCGACGGCGTCGACTTCGACTGGGAATATCCCTCCGCCCCAGACCTCCCCGACATCCCCCCGGCCAACCCCACCGACGGCCAGGActacctctccttcctccaaaccGTCCGCTCTTTGCTGCCAAGCCacctcagcatcagcatcgcAGCCCCTTCCTCGTTTTGGTATCTGAAAGGCTTTCCCGTAGATGAGATCGCCGATGTGGTTGACTACATGTTTGTCCCCGCCCCCTCTCTGTTCCTCAACCCCACTGATAACCCCTTACTTAGAGTATACATGACCTACGACCTCCACGGCCAATGGGACTACAACAGCCCCTGGTCCTCCTCGGGTTGTCCCACCGGCAACTGCCTCAGGCAccacaccaacaagaccgaaaccctcacctccctcgccatgaTCACCAAGGCGGGCGTCCCCTCGTCCAAAATCATCATCGGCATGGCGTTGTACGGACGCACGGTGAAGATGAGCATACCGGGGTGTTGGGGACCGGATTGTTATTTTACCGGTCCGGCATCGGGGGCTGAGCCGGGGAGGTGTACAGCTGAAGCTGGGTATCTGTCCAACtgggagattgaggagatcATCAAGAGTGATTCGAGTGCTTTTCGGTATAGTGATGAGCATGGGGATATTTTGGTGTATGGGGGCGATCAGTGGGTGAGTTGGATGTCGAGGGGGAGTTATGAGGCTAgggtggggtgggtgagggggttgaatATGGGGGGGACGAGTGATTGGGCGGTGGATTTGGGTGAGGattggggggagagggggctTTGTGCTAGGAGGGATGATCACGGGGGCGGGAAGGGAGTGAGGTTGGATTATAAAGGTTAGgtagggaggagaggaggaggaggttttgggaaAGGTTCTGGGGTAGTAGGGGGACGTAAGTACAGAAATTCAATAGTTTGCCATACCTGCCAGAGGCTTCATGTTGGATTGTCCTTTATATATAGATAGGCGTGACCCCCACAATCAAATATTGATTTGCTACCCCGCCTTGACAGGTGCATGCCACGGGTCATGAAATTCAAAGTTTGTGCTGCATGCAATATTGGTGAGAATTCGGGAACAATTGTTGAAGGGATGGTGGCATCATATAGGTGCCGTTGACTGGAGCTCTGGAAAAGAAGCGCACACCTCATTCATCTTGAAAATAAACAGTTGTCTACTCTAACAAGTtgcttaggtaggtaggtgaaTCTTGAATCATTTACTTCCACCTACTTAACGAATAACCCTATCCCAACTAATAACCTAACATTGGTAATCTTAtcctgcctacctacctagaaACTTTATTCTAGTCGATACTTATCTCGCGCAAGAGGATAAAGAAAGTCTGTAAAGATGACGAAAGAAAGCCCCGTGATTCCAAGCAGTCTCTATCAAATGGTTCAGGCAACGCATTCATCCCCGACAACCCCCCGGCTCTCTCCATATACCCTGCCAACTGCCTCATCTCTGGTGACTCTGGGTGGGTAAGAAGCAGACAAGTCTTCATGGACTGAGGATACTTGGCCAACTTATCGAGAACAACGCTGCACACCCACGAGCGTCTATCCCCAGAAGCTTGAAATAGGTGATTCGTCGCAAGTTGTGTCACGTTCCCGAATGAACGTCGAAGTTGGCGACCTAGTCGAAACTGGCAGTGTGAATAAATGGCAGAAATCAGGTCGTTGACGTCGCCCAAGCCGCTGCCGTCGTTCAGTTTTGGCATGTGATATTGAGTTTGTTGGTTGTTCAAGGGTCTCATGACCGAGAAATATATTCTTCACAGTGATTCCGAAGTTCTTGACAGAGTAACTTGACTGTCTGGGAGTCGGACCCGAACCGAGAGGGAGAAATGCTACAACCGCGTGACGCCAAGTATGATAGATCGctagaaggagaagaaggatttCGTAAAAGTACGGGTTATTGCGGCGCTTTTCGTGCGAGAATGGGTCTTCGAAAGCTCGGTTCCTTGACAAAGTCaggagggaggttgacgaAGAACGGTCTGTTGCCACGAGATGGCGAGGACTTGTCCATGAGGCGAATGGTGAATGAAAGCGACTTGTAGGCTGGAGATGAACCAATGCCAGCTAGGATGGTGAGTATATCACAGAGTTTGGCGCGGAGAAGTAGGAGAGCAGCGAGGTGAGGGCCTCCGTCTGAGCACGAAATTCAACCACGGTGTTGGCACGGCGATGGCATGTCAGATTCCGAGCCAATGGGGAATCGAGGTCGCTGATGCAGAAGGTCTTAGGCTTCTTTTGGGTGGGCGATTCGGTGACGGCGAACTCGAGCCAGCAACTTCCTGAGCAATGCGAATTAACGATTACGGTCAATTTGTGAACGTTGATCTCGCTGGTACAGACACCACCTGGAATAATGTCGATAGTCTCGGCCCGGGTCCTGCGGTCAACTTGAAGGAGATTATTCAGATCCTCAGTCttgccaacctcacccccggATCGTCTGCCTGATCTCACAGGAGAGGGCCGAGACTGTAGTCATGGTTTGTCGTTGGTAATTGTAGTCTTCTGGCTAGGTG from Podospora pseudocomata strain CBS 415.72m chromosome 3, whole genome shotgun sequence includes:
- a CDS encoding hypothetical protein (COG:G; EggNog:ENOG503NUVP; CAZy:GH18); amino-acid sequence: MGQTCTTVQVETGESCWSLATKCGITGSQLTGYNPAPEFCSNFQVGQHLCCSDLDQHVCCSKGDLPDFSPQPNPDGSCHTYTVQANDNCWDIAAAYYITQQQINDFNQNTWGWAGCLSTGSPPMPAPFANAICGPQVPGTLKPANMNDLATLNPCPLNACCNVWGQCGIDENFCIPSPVPGGGPGTATPGSNGCIASCGMDIVGDTTPPAEFKRIAYWEAWNANRPCLHMPANRIDTNYYTHVHFAFGDITPGFQVDVSSLQGPYNDFKALTGVKRIMSFGGWSFSTSHDTYAIFRSGVTPAQRYAFAQDVVNFIINEGLDGVDFDWEYPSAPDLPDIPPANPTDGQDYLSFLQTVRSLLPSHLSISIAAPSSFWYLKGFPVDEIADVVDYMFVPAPSLFLNPTDNPLLRVYMTYDLHGQWDYNSPWSSSGCPTGNCLRHHTNKTETLTSLAMITKAGVPSSKIIIGMALYGRTVKMSIPGCWGPDCYFTGPASGAEPGRCTAEAGYLSNWEIEEIIKSDSSAFRYSDEHGDILVYGGDQWVSWMSRGSYEARVGWVRGLNMGGTSDWAVDLGEDWGERGLCARRDDHGGGKGVRLDYKG